In Candidatus Desulforudis audaxviator MP104C, a genomic segment contains:
- a CDS encoding nitrogenase component 1, which translates to MHQPKCARRSNTAEQVPFIDAGRADHGVIVKPEPRLPACDRQTVPGAMSQRSCAYYGARWFLAQLKQVLHLVHGPVSCAYYGETVRKKRYTVFSTDLTENEVIFGGEAKLLRVLRELAVHFPENRAILVYVTCAPGIIGDDVDRVCRRAERDTGMRCVPVHCPGFLGYHQAAGHEAGARVFLEHFIGHDAPAEPGPRDINLLGEFDVMGDYRVIRGMLRRMGVNVVNAVTADASVESLARAHRVQLNLIHCRRTGGLLAEEMESRYGIEYRKGSFFGLTETSTTLRRLGDWLDCRAEAEALIAEGEAMVAGDLERYRRELAGKRVGLFFGGSRIGSMLKGYRDLGLEVVAAGSQFGCGNDYREAWTGLNPGAALVDDTNEEEFVQFIRQYRPDVIAGGTREKWLAHKFGIPFTVFPQESGPYAGYSGFLNFARDILAALKAPVWRIVRGGSNTHAPFTA; encoded by the coding sequence TCATTGACGCCGGCCGCGCCGACCACGGCGTGATTGTGAAACCGGAACCGCGCCTGCCGGCCTGTGACCGGCAGACGGTGCCCGGAGCCATGTCCCAGCGTTCCTGTGCCTACTACGGCGCCCGCTGGTTCCTGGCTCAGCTGAAGCAGGTGCTGCACCTGGTGCACGGTCCGGTATCGTGTGCCTACTACGGCGAAACGGTGCGCAAAAAGAGGTACACGGTCTTTTCGACCGACCTGACCGAAAACGAGGTCATCTTCGGGGGCGAGGCCAAGCTCTTACGGGTCTTGCGCGAACTGGCGGTCCACTTTCCGGAAAACAGGGCGATTTTGGTGTACGTCACCTGCGCCCCCGGCATCATCGGGGACGACGTGGACCGGGTCTGCCGCCGGGCCGAGCGGGACACGGGCATGCGCTGCGTGCCGGTGCACTGCCCGGGCTTTTTGGGATACCACCAGGCCGCCGGCCACGAGGCCGGAGCGCGGGTGTTCCTCGAGCACTTCATCGGACACGACGCGCCGGCTGAGCCCGGGCCGCGGGACATCAACCTCCTGGGCGAGTTCGACGTGATGGGGGACTACCGCGTGATCAGGGGGATGCTCCGGAGGATGGGCGTAAACGTGGTGAACGCCGTCACCGCCGACGCTTCGGTTGAAAGCCTCGCGCGCGCCCACCGGGTGCAGTTGAACCTGATCCACTGCCGCCGCACCGGGGGCCTCCTGGCCGAGGAGATGGAAAGCCGGTACGGGATCGAGTACCGCAAGGGTTCCTTTTTCGGGCTGACCGAAACGAGCACGACCCTGCGCCGGCTCGGGGATTGGCTGGACTGCCGCGCGGAGGCCGAAGCGCTGATCGCGGAGGGAGAGGCGATGGTCGCCGGCGATTTGGAACGGTACCGGCGGGAACTCGCGGGCAAGCGGGTGGGTCTGTTCTTCGGCGGGTCGCGGATCGGTTCCATGCTCAAGGGTTATCGCGACCTGGGCCTGGAGGTGGTGGCGGCCGGGAGCCAGTTCGGGTGCGGAAACGACTACCGCGAGGCCTGGACCGGCCTGAACCCCGGGGCGGCCCTGGTGGACGACACCAACGAGGAAGAATTCGTCCAGTTCATCAGGCAGTACCGTCCGGACGTCATTGCCGGCGGGACGCGGGAAAAATGGCTGGCTCACAAGTTTGGGATTCCGTTCACTGTTTTTCCGCAGGAGAGCGGCCCCTACGCCGGGTACTCCGGTTTCTTGAACTTCGCCCGTGACATTCTGGCCGCCCTCAAGGCCCCGGTGTGGCGGATCGTGAGAGGGGGATCCAATACACATGCACCGTTTACCGC